A window from Streptomyces subrutilus encodes these proteins:
- the tkt gene encoding transketolase: MSTKPTTTELEWTELDQRAVDTARILAADAVQKVGNGHPGTAMSLAPAAYTLFQKVMRHDPADPDWVGRDRFVLSAGHTSLTLYTQLYLAGFGLELSDLEAFRTWGSKTPGHPEYGHTKGVETTTGPLGQGIANAVGMAMAARYERGLFDPQAPEGTSPFDHMIYAIAGDGCLQEGISHEASALAGHQKLGNLVLLWDDNHISIEGDTETAVSEDTLKRYEAYGWHVQRVEQQEDGDLDPKALFAALRAAKAETGRPSFIAARSIIAWPAPDAQGTEAAHGSALGADEVAATKRVLGFDPEKSFVVSDEVLAHTRKALDRGREAKAAWEKDFSAWRTANPERAAEFDRINANELPAGWEDVLPVFETGKDVATRAASGKVLQALGAIVPELWGGSADLAGSNNTTIDKDSSFLPVGNPLPEADPYGRTVHFGIREHAMAASMNGIALHGHTRIYGGTFLVFSDYMRNAVRLSALMHVPVTYVWTHDSVGLGEDGPTHQPVEHLASLRAIPGLNLVRPADANETVVAWREIMRRHTKVYGKGAPHGLALTRQGVPTYERNEDAAKGGYVLAEAEGGAPQVILIGTGSEVQLAVAAREALQAEGVPTRVVSMPSVEWFEEQDQAYRDGVLPPSVRARVAVEAGIGLTWHRYVGDAGRIVSLEHFGASADAKVLFREFGFTPEAVTAAARESLAAAAR, encoded by the coding sequence GTGAGCACCAAGCCGACCACCACAGAGCTCGAGTGGACCGAACTGGACCAGCGGGCCGTCGACACCGCCCGCATCCTGGCCGCTGACGCGGTACAGAAGGTCGGAAACGGCCACCCCGGTACGGCGATGAGCCTGGCCCCCGCCGCGTACACCCTTTTCCAGAAGGTGATGCGGCACGACCCGGCGGACCCCGACTGGGTCGGCCGCGACCGCTTCGTGCTCTCCGCGGGGCACACGTCCCTCACCCTGTACACCCAGCTCTACCTGGCCGGCTTCGGTCTTGAGCTGTCGGACCTCGAAGCCTTCCGCACCTGGGGCTCCAAGACCCCCGGCCACCCGGAGTACGGGCACACCAAGGGCGTCGAGACCACCACCGGCCCGCTGGGCCAGGGCATCGCCAACGCGGTGGGCATGGCCATGGCCGCCCGCTACGAGCGCGGCCTGTTCGACCCGCAGGCCCCCGAGGGCACCTCCCCGTTCGACCACATGATCTACGCCATCGCGGGCGACGGCTGCCTCCAGGAGGGCATCTCCCACGAGGCGTCCGCACTGGCCGGCCACCAGAAGCTCGGCAACCTGGTGCTGCTGTGGGACGACAACCACATCTCCATCGAGGGCGACACCGAGACGGCCGTCTCGGAGGACACCCTCAAGCGCTACGAGGCGTACGGCTGGCACGTCCAGCGCGTCGAGCAGCAGGAGGACGGCGACCTCGACCCGAAGGCCCTGTTCGCCGCGCTGCGGGCCGCCAAGGCCGAGACCGGCCGGCCGTCCTTCATCGCCGCCCGCTCGATCATCGCCTGGCCGGCCCCGGACGCCCAGGGCACCGAGGCCGCGCACGGCTCGGCGCTCGGCGCGGACGAGGTCGCGGCGACCAAGCGCGTCCTCGGCTTCGACCCGGAGAAGTCCTTCGTCGTCTCCGACGAGGTGCTCGCCCACACCCGCAAGGCCCTGGACCGCGGCCGCGAGGCCAAGGCCGCCTGGGAGAAGGACTTCTCCGCCTGGCGCACCGCCAACCCGGAGCGCGCCGCCGAGTTCGACCGCATCAACGCCAACGAGCTGCCCGCGGGCTGGGAGGACGTCCTCCCCGTCTTCGAGACCGGCAAGGACGTCGCCACCCGCGCCGCCTCCGGCAAGGTGCTCCAGGCCCTCGGCGCGATCGTCCCCGAGCTGTGGGGCGGCTCGGCCGACCTGGCCGGCTCGAACAACACCACCATCGACAAGGACTCCTCGTTCCTTCCGGTGGGCAACCCGCTGCCGGAGGCCGACCCGTACGGCCGTACCGTGCACTTCGGCATCCGCGAGCACGCCATGGCCGCGTCCATGAACGGCATCGCGCTGCACGGCCACACCCGCATCTACGGCGGCACCTTCCTGGTGTTCTCCGACTACATGCGCAACGCCGTCCGCCTCTCCGCGCTGATGCACGTGCCGGTCACCTACGTGTGGACGCACGACTCCGTCGGCCTCGGCGAGGACGGCCCGACCCACCAGCCGGTCGAGCACCTGGCCTCGCTGCGCGCCATCCCGGGCCTGAACCTGGTCCGCCCGGCCGACGCGAACGAGACCGTCGTCGCCTGGCGCGAGATCATGCGCCGCCACACCAAGGTCTACGGCAAGGGCGCCCCGCACGGTCTGGCGCTCACCCGCCAGGGCGTGCCCACCTACGAGCGCAACGAGGACGCCGCCAAGGGCGGGTACGTGCTCGCCGAGGCCGAGGGCGGCGCCCCGCAGGTCATCCTGATCGGCACCGGTTCCGAGGTCCAGCTCGCCGTCGCCGCCCGCGAGGCGCTGCAGGCCGAGGGCGTTCCGACCCGCGTGGTCTCGATGCCGTCCGTCGAGTGGTTCGAGGAGCAGGACCAGGCGTACCGGGACGGCGTCCTGCCGCCCTCCGTCCGGGCGCGCGTCGCGGTCGAGGCCGGCATCGGCCTGACCTGGCACCGCTACGTCGGCGACGCCGGCCGGATCGTCTCGCTGGAGCACTTCGGTGCCTCGGCCGACGCGAAGGTGCTGTTCCGCGAGTTCGGCTTCACGCCCGAGGCCGTGACCGCCGCCGCCCGGGAATCGCTGGCCGCCGCCGCGCGCTGA
- a CDS encoding heme o synthase, giving the protein MTAVESRPAGVLGTSPGHRPFGARAMAFVALTKPRIIELLLITTVPVMFLAEQGVPSLWLVLATCFGGYLSAGGANALNMYIDRDIDALMDRTAQRPLVTGMVSPRECLVFGIALGVASTLFFGLLINWLSAALALGALLFYVVVYTMLLKRRTSQNIVWGGIAGCMPVLIGWSAVKNEVSWAAVILFLVIFFWTPPHYWPLSMKVKDDYARVGVPMLPVVAGNRVVARQIVLYSWVMVAVSLLLTPLGYTGWFYTAVALVAGGWWLWEAHALHARAKSGVTGPKLKEMRLFHWSITYVSLLFVAVAVDPFLR; this is encoded by the coding sequence GTGACGGCCGTCGAATCCCGTCCAGCGGGGGTGCTCGGGACGAGCCCCGGTCATCGCCCGTTCGGGGCCCGGGCCATGGCTTTCGTGGCACTGACCAAGCCGCGGATCATCGAGCTTCTGCTCATCACGACCGTGCCGGTGATGTTCCTTGCCGAGCAGGGCGTGCCGTCGCTGTGGCTGGTCCTCGCGACCTGCTTCGGCGGCTATCTGTCCGCGGGCGGCGCGAACGCGCTGAACATGTACATCGACCGCGACATCGACGCGCTGATGGACCGCACCGCGCAGCGCCCGCTGGTGACCGGCATGGTCTCGCCGCGCGAGTGCCTGGTCTTCGGCATCGCGCTCGGAGTGGCCTCCACGCTCTTCTTCGGCCTGCTGATCAACTGGCTGTCGGCCGCGCTGGCGCTCGGCGCGCTCCTCTTCTACGTCGTCGTCTACACGATGCTGCTCAAGCGGCGCACCTCCCAGAACATCGTCTGGGGCGGCATCGCGGGCTGCATGCCGGTGCTCATCGGCTGGTCGGCGGTCAAGAACGAGGTCTCCTGGGCCGCGGTCATCCTCTTCCTCGTCATCTTCTTCTGGACGCCGCCGCACTACTGGCCGCTGTCGATGAAGGTCAAGGACGACTACGCGCGGGTCGGCGTGCCGATGCTGCCGGTGGTGGCCGGCAACCGGGTCGTGGCCCGTCAGATCGTCCTCTACAGCTGGGTGATGGTGGCGGTCTCGCTGCTCCTCACCCCCCTGGGGTACACCGGCTGGTTCTACACGGCCGTCGCGCTGGTCGCGGGCGGCTGGTGGCTGTGGGAGGCGCACGCGCTGCACGCACGGGCGAAGTCCGGGGTGACCGGGCCGAAGCTCAAGGAGATGCGGCTGTTCCACTGGTCCATCACCTACGTGTCGCTGCTGTTCGTCGCCGTGGCCGTGGATCCCTTCCTCCGTTGA
- a CDS encoding amidohydrolase family protein has product MIETPPLVDQYCQGVLRTELGLGTFEARLVPSAGPPAAGTTFFDTQAGFAVRRWCPPLLGLEPHCAPARYLARRRELGAAEAARRLLRGSGVAAYLLDTGAAGDLTGPEELAVAGEAEAFEAVRLELLAEHVADTSGTAAAFLGHLAEAVHQSAAGAAAFTCGTAAPAAAPSLGAVLAFAPGPPGRGEVAGAAGRWLARRARGEAVRDPVLLRHLLWSAVDSGLPVQLHAAGGLDGPGQRPDRGDPGLFTEFVRATAGLGTRLVLLGGYPYHRQAAQLAAAFPHAYADVGAVVGRSGARAAAVLAELLELAPFGKLLFSSGGGGLPELHAVGALAFREALGRVLGGWVAEGAWSRRDADRVAAMIAGGNARRVYRLDGRP; this is encoded by the coding sequence ATGATCGAAACGCCGCCCCTGGTGGACCAGTACTGCCAGGGAGTACTCCGTACGGAGCTGGGCCTGGGCACCTTCGAGGCCCGGCTGGTCCCCTCCGCCGGCCCGCCCGCCGCGGGCACCACCTTCTTCGACACGCAGGCCGGCTTCGCCGTGCGCCGCTGGTGCCCGCCCCTGCTGGGGCTGGAGCCGCACTGCGCCCCCGCCCGCTACCTGGCCCGGCGGCGCGAGCTGGGGGCGGCGGAGGCGGCGCGGCGGCTGCTGCGGGGGTCGGGGGTCGCCGCCTACCTGCTGGACACCGGGGCCGCCGGGGACCTCACCGGGCCCGAGGAGCTGGCGGTCGCCGGGGAGGCCGAGGCGTTCGAGGCCGTGCGGCTGGAGCTGCTCGCCGAGCACGTCGCGGACACCTCCGGGACCGCGGCCGCCTTCCTCGGGCACCTCGCCGAGGCCGTCCACCAGTCCGCGGCCGGGGCCGCCGCCTTCACCTGCGGGACCGCCGCCCCGGCCGCGGCCCCCTCGCTCGGCGCCGTCCTGGCCTTCGCGCCGGGGCCGCCGGGCCGCGGCGAGGTGGCCGGGGCCGCGGGCCGCTGGCTGGCCCGGCGGGCCCGGGGGGAGGCCGTACGGGACCCGGTGCTGCTGCGGCACCTGCTGTGGAGCGCGGTGGACTCGGGGCTGCCGGTGCAGCTGCACGCGGCGGGGGGCCTCGACGGGCCGGGGCAGCGGCCGGACCGGGGCGACCCCGGGCTGTTCACGGAGTTCGTCCGGGCCACCGCCGGGCTGGGTACGCGGCTGGTGCTGCTCGGGGGGTACCCGTACCACCGGCAGGCCGCGCAGCTGGCGGCGGCCTTCCCGCACGCGTACGCCGACGTCGGCGCGGTGGTGGGGCGCAGCGGGGCCCGGGCGGCGGCGGTGCTGGCGGAACTGCTGGAGCTGGCGCCGTTCGGGAAGCTGTTGTTCTCCAGCGGCGGCGGGGGGCTGCCCGAGCTGCATGCGGTGGGCGCCCTGGCGTTCCGCGAGGCGCTGGGCCGGGTGCTGGGGGGCTGGGTGGCCGAGGGCGCCTGGTCCCGGCGGGACGCGGACCGGGTGGCCGCCATGATCGCCGGGGGCAACGCGCGGCGTGTGTACCGCCTGGACGGCCGCCC
- the tal gene encoding transaldolase — MTDALKRLSDEGVAIWLDDLSRKRITSGNLAELIDQSHVVGVTTNPAIFQKAISSGEGYEQQLGDLATRRVTVEEALRMITTADVRDAADILRPVYDRTDGQDGRVSIEVDPRLAHDTAATVAEAKQLAWLVDRPNTLIKIPATKAGLPAITEVIGRGISVNVTLIFSLERYREVMDAYLAGLEKAKAAGLDLSLVHSVASFFVSRVDSEIDKRLDAVGTDEAKALKGKAALANARLAYEAYEEVFSSDRWAALERVGANKQRPLWASTGVKDPAYKDTLYVDDLVAPNTVNTMPEATLEATADHGRITGDTVRGTYVQARADLDAVAKLGISYDDVVQLLEDEGVEKFAASWNDLLKSTEAELVRLAPAED, encoded by the coding sequence ATGACAGACGCACTCAAGCGCCTCTCCGACGAGGGCGTGGCGATCTGGCTGGACGACCTGTCCCGCAAGCGCATCACGTCCGGCAACCTGGCCGAGCTCATCGACCAGTCGCACGTCGTCGGTGTCACCACCAACCCGGCGATCTTCCAGAAGGCCATCAGCAGCGGTGAGGGCTACGAGCAGCAGCTCGGCGACCTCGCGACCCGCAGGGTCACCGTGGAGGAGGCCCTGCGCATGATCACGACGGCGGACGTCCGCGACGCCGCCGACATCCTGCGCCCGGTCTACGACCGCACCGACGGCCAGGACGGCCGGGTGTCGATCGAGGTCGACCCCCGTCTGGCCCACGACACCGCGGCGACCGTCGCCGAGGCCAAGCAGCTGGCCTGGCTGGTGGACCGCCCGAACACGCTCATCAAGATCCCGGCGACCAAGGCCGGCCTGCCGGCGATCACCGAGGTCATCGGCCGGGGCATCAGCGTCAACGTGACGCTGATCTTCTCGCTGGAGCGCTACCGCGAGGTCATGGACGCGTACCTGGCGGGTCTGGAGAAGGCCAAGGCCGCCGGCCTGGACCTGTCCCTCGTCCACTCGGTCGCCTCCTTCTTCGTGTCCCGCGTGGACTCCGAGATCGACAAGCGCCTGGACGCCGTCGGCACCGACGAGGCGAAGGCCCTCAAGGGCAAGGCGGCGCTCGCCAACGCCCGGCTGGCCTACGAGGCGTACGAGGAGGTCTTCTCCTCGGACCGCTGGGCCGCACTGGAGCGCGTCGGCGCCAACAAGCAGCGCCCGCTGTGGGCGTCGACGGGCGTCAAGGACCCGGCGTACAAGGACACCCTGTACGTGGACGACCTGGTCGCCCCGAACACGGTGAACACCATGCCGGAGGCCACGCTGGAGGCCACCGCGGACCACGGCCGGATCACCGGCGACACGGTGCGCGGGACCTACGTCCAGGCCCGTGCCGACCTCGACGCGGTCGCGAAGCTGGGCATCTCGTACGACGATGTCGTCCAGCTGCTCGAAGACGAGGGCGTCGAGAAGTTCGCGGCGTCCTGGAACGACCTTCTGAAGTCGACCGAGGCGGAACTCGTCCGCCTTGCCCCCGCGGAGGACTGA